A single window of Arvicola amphibius chromosome 15, mArvAmp1.2, whole genome shotgun sequence DNA harbors:
- the Irx5 gene encoding iroquois-class homeodomain protein IRX-5 isoform X1 — MSYPQGYLYQPSASLALYSCPAYSTSVISGPRTDELGRSSSGSAFSPYAGSTAFTAPSPGYNSHLQYGADPAAAAAAAFSYVGSPYDHTPGMAGSLGYHPYAAPLGSYPYGDPAYRKNATRDATATLKAWLNEHRKNPYPTKGEKIMLAIITKMTLTQVSTWFANARRRLKKENKMTWTPRNRSEDEEEEENIDLEKNDEDETQKPEDKGDLESPEAGGVDQKAAAGCERLQGPPSPAGKETEGSLSDSDFKESPSEGRHDELPRPPRAGGPSPVGPASARLAEDAGAHYPAGAPAPGPHPAAGELPPGSGGPSVIHSPPPPPPPPPVVLAKPKLWSLAEIATSSDKVKDGSGGSEGSPCPPCPGPVGGQTLGGSRASPAPAPARSPSAQCPFPGGTVLSRPLYYTAPFYPGYTNYGSFGHLHGHPGPGPGPTAGPGSHFNGLNQTVLNRADVLAKDPKMLRSQSQLDLCKDTPYELKKGMSDI; from the exons ATGTCCTACCCGCAGGGCTACTTGTACCAGCCGTCCGCCTCGTTGGCGCTCTACTCGTGCCCCGCATACAGCACCAGCGTCATTTCGGGGCCCCGCACGGATGAGCTCGGCCGCTCGTCTTCTGGCTCCGCATTCTCGCCCTACGCAGGCTCCACTGCCTTCACGGCTCCCTCGCCGGGCTACAACTCGCACCTCCAGTACGGCGCCGACCCCGCGGCTGCGGCCGCCGCCGCCTTCTCGTACGTG GGCTCTCCCTACGACCACACTCCCGGTATGGCTGGTTCCTTGGGGTATCACCCTTATGCGGCTCCTCTGGGCTCCTACCCTTACGGGGACCCCGCGTACCGGAAGAACGCCACTCGGGACGCCACAGCCACGCTCAAGGCCTGGCTCAACGAACACCGCAAGAACCCGTACCCCACCAAGGGCGAGAAGATCATGCTGGCCATCATCACCAAGATGACCCTCACCCAGGTGTCCACCTGGTTCGCCAACGCGCGCCGGCGCCtcaagaaagagaacaagatgaCGTGGACGCCACGGAACCGCagcgaggacgaggaggaggaggagaacattgATCTGGAGAAGAACGACGAGGACGAGACACAGAAGCCCGAGGACAAGGGCGACCTCGAGAGCCCCGAAGCAG GAGGAGTAGACCAGAAGGCGGCTGCAGGTTGCGAACGGCTGCAAGGGCCGCCCAGCCCCGCCGGCAAGGAGACGGAAGGCAGCCTCAGCGACTCGGATTTTAAGGAGTCGCCCTCTGAGGGTCGTCACGATGAGTTGCCCAGGCCCCCGCGCGCGGGCGGGCCGTCCCCAGTTGGGCCCGCAAGCGCGCGTCTGGCGGAGGACGCGGGTGCTCACTATCCAGCGGGCGCGCCGGCGCCCGGCCCGCACCCAGCGGCCGGAGAGCTGCCCCCTGGTTCGGGCGGGCCCTCAGTCATCCACtcgccaccaccacctccaccgccGCCTCCGGTCGTGCTTGCCAAACCCAAACTGTGGTCGCTGGCAGAGATAGCCACTTCCTCGGACAAGGTCAAGGACGGGAGCGGAGGGAGCGAGGGTTCTCCGTGCCCACCGTGCCCTGGGCCCGTGGGCGGGCAAACCCTTGGAGGCAGCCGCGCTTCTCCTGCCCCCGCGCCCGCGCGATCGCCCTCGGCGCAGTGTCCCTTTCCGGGCGGGACGGTGCTGTCCCGGCCTCTCTACTACACCGCGCCCTTCTATCCTGGCTACACGAACTATGGCTCCTTCGGACACCTTCACGGCCACCCAGGCCCAGGGCCAGGCCCCACAGCGGGTCCTGGCTCTCATTTCAATGGATTAAACCAAACGGTGTTGAATCGAGCGGACGTTTTGGCTAAAGACCCGAAAATGTTGCGGAGCCAGTCTCAGCTAGACCTGTGCAAAGACACTCCCTATGAATTGAAGAAAGGTATGTCCGACATTTAA
- the Irx5 gene encoding iroquois-class homeodomain protein IRX-5 isoform X2 translates to MSYPQGYLYQPSASLALYSCPAYSTSVISGPRTDELGRSSSGSAFSPYAGSTAFTAPSPGYNSHLQYGADPAAAAAAAFSYVGSPYDHTPGMAGSLGYHPYAAPLGSYPYGDPAYRKNATRDATATLKAWLNEHRKNPYPTKGEKIMLAIITKMTLTQVSTWFANARRRLKKENKMTWTPRNRSEDEEEEENIDLEKNDEDETQKPEDKGDLESPEAGVDQKAAAGCERLQGPPSPAGKETEGSLSDSDFKESPSEGRHDELPRPPRAGGPSPVGPASARLAEDAGAHYPAGAPAPGPHPAAGELPPGSGGPSVIHSPPPPPPPPPVVLAKPKLWSLAEIATSSDKVKDGSGGSEGSPCPPCPGPVGGQTLGGSRASPAPAPARSPSAQCPFPGGTVLSRPLYYTAPFYPGYTNYGSFGHLHGHPGPGPGPTAGPGSHFNGLNQTVLNRADVLAKDPKMLRSQSQLDLCKDTPYELKKGMSDI, encoded by the exons ATGTCCTACCCGCAGGGCTACTTGTACCAGCCGTCCGCCTCGTTGGCGCTCTACTCGTGCCCCGCATACAGCACCAGCGTCATTTCGGGGCCCCGCACGGATGAGCTCGGCCGCTCGTCTTCTGGCTCCGCATTCTCGCCCTACGCAGGCTCCACTGCCTTCACGGCTCCCTCGCCGGGCTACAACTCGCACCTCCAGTACGGCGCCGACCCCGCGGCTGCGGCCGCCGCCGCCTTCTCGTACGTG GGCTCTCCCTACGACCACACTCCCGGTATGGCTGGTTCCTTGGGGTATCACCCTTATGCGGCTCCTCTGGGCTCCTACCCTTACGGGGACCCCGCGTACCGGAAGAACGCCACTCGGGACGCCACAGCCACGCTCAAGGCCTGGCTCAACGAACACCGCAAGAACCCGTACCCCACCAAGGGCGAGAAGATCATGCTGGCCATCATCACCAAGATGACCCTCACCCAGGTGTCCACCTGGTTCGCCAACGCGCGCCGGCGCCtcaagaaagagaacaagatgaCGTGGACGCCACGGAACCGCagcgaggacgaggaggaggaggagaacattgATCTGGAGAAGAACGACGAGGACGAGACACAGAAGCCCGAGGACAAGGGCGACCTCGAGAGCCCCGAAGCAG GAGTAGACCAGAAGGCGGCTGCAGGTTGCGAACGGCTGCAAGGGCCGCCCAGCCCCGCCGGCAAGGAGACGGAAGGCAGCCTCAGCGACTCGGATTTTAAGGAGTCGCCCTCTGAGGGTCGTCACGATGAGTTGCCCAGGCCCCCGCGCGCGGGCGGGCCGTCCCCAGTTGGGCCCGCAAGCGCGCGTCTGGCGGAGGACGCGGGTGCTCACTATCCAGCGGGCGCGCCGGCGCCCGGCCCGCACCCAGCGGCCGGAGAGCTGCCCCCTGGTTCGGGCGGGCCCTCAGTCATCCACtcgccaccaccacctccaccgccGCCTCCGGTCGTGCTTGCCAAACCCAAACTGTGGTCGCTGGCAGAGATAGCCACTTCCTCGGACAAGGTCAAGGACGGGAGCGGAGGGAGCGAGGGTTCTCCGTGCCCACCGTGCCCTGGGCCCGTGGGCGGGCAAACCCTTGGAGGCAGCCGCGCTTCTCCTGCCCCCGCGCCCGCGCGATCGCCCTCGGCGCAGTGTCCCTTTCCGGGCGGGACGGTGCTGTCCCGGCCTCTCTACTACACCGCGCCCTTCTATCCTGGCTACACGAACTATGGCTCCTTCGGACACCTTCACGGCCACCCAGGCCCAGGGCCAGGCCCCACAGCGGGTCCTGGCTCTCATTTCAATGGATTAAACCAAACGGTGTTGAATCGAGCGGACGTTTTGGCTAAAGACCCGAAAATGTTGCGGAGCCAGTCTCAGCTAGACCTGTGCAAAGACACTCCCTATGAATTGAAGAAAGGTATGTCCGACATTTAA